Proteins from a single region of Xiphophorus maculatus strain JP 163 A chromosome 22, X_maculatus-5.0-male, whole genome shotgun sequence:
- the LOC111606768 gene encoding zinc finger protein 721-like isoform X2 translates to MTDAGCWEPDRIPLDLLMPTDKTSGRGDSSNTFFIETVFGKHVPRSVCVNPEPTVIVFPADVKQMLMVKEEISEDQKPNVDLHDRKPYHIKGEEERVCISQGEELQNVKEEIESAIKSEDDKQSPLLSQLCQDQIKDREPPEDNNGGESIKTEDHQNGSRSLECEDTKKVEEDDDVELKHLSDSGQKTKVIDRDPESDGKLVNKPNSEIGSPGLMDITKCFTQNKNGGSQRKIKIGEKFSCEVCGKTFIEKQNLNIHMRIHTEENLFYCHLCGHRFTDESRLNKHTRIHTGQKPFCCDVCGNKFSRKAHLHSHMRMHTGQKPFCCDLCGHRFTEKSNLNRHKRIHAGQKTFCCDLCGHRFNQKQHLNTHMLIHTGQKPFCCEICGHGFNQKSSLNTHMRTHTGQKPFCCDICGHKFSRKAHLNTHMRIHTGQKPFCCEVCGNKFTEKSNLNRHMRIHARQKTFCCDLCGHKFNQKQHLNTHMLIHTGQKPFCCEICGHSFDKKSSLNAHRRIHTSQKPCCCDVCGHKFSRKAHLNTHMRIHTGQKPFSCDVCGHKFSDKSNRNKHMRIHTRQKILFCDLKRDRNISAVISVDTNVLEIESAIKSEDDKQPPLLSQFYQDQNKDRELPEENDGGESIKTEDHQNGSRSLECEDIKKEEEEDNDIELKHLSDSGLKTTGMDRDPESDGDLVNKPNSEMGSSGLMDMKKCFTMNKNGDSQRKVKTGEKFSCEDCGKTFIKKHNLDIHMRIHTGETFFCCHLCGCRFTDESRLNKHTRIHTGQKPFCCVACGNKFSRKAHLNTHTSIHTGQKPFCCDICGHKFTDQSNRNKHMRIHTRQKILSCDLKQDGNLSVMNSVDTNVLEIESAIKSEDDKLCPLLSQFYQDQNKDRELPEENNGGQSIKIEDHQNGLRSVECEDIKKDEEDDDVELKLLSDSELKTTGMDRDPESDGDLVNKPKSEIGSSGLMDVKECLTENKHFDSQRKVKTGNKFSCEDCGKIFIKKHNLNIHLRIHTGQKPFCCEICGHTFNQKSNLNTHMRIHKGEKSFCCHLCGRRFTDESRLNTHTRIHTGQKPFCCDLCGHRFNDKSSLSKHTKIHTGQKPFCCDVCGNKFSRKAHLDSHMRIHTGQKPFCCDLCGHRFTEKSSLNKHMRIHTGQKTFCCDVCGRRFTEKSNLNKHMKIHTGQKAFCCDVCRRRFTEKSNLTKHMRIHNGQKPFCCDLCGHKFRQKQHFDKHMLIHTGQKPFCCETCGHSFTDKSVFKKHMRIHTRQKTLCYDLKQDRRLSLVNSLDTDLPINKLSKTT, encoded by the exons atg ACTGACGCTGGTTGTTGGGAGCCGGATCGCATCCCGCTGGACTTATTGATGCCTACAGACAAGACCTCTGGAAGAGGAGATTCCTCCAACACCTTCTTCATTGAGACAGTTTTCGGAAAGCACGTCCCTCGGTCTGTCTGTGTGAACCCTGAGCCCACCGTCATTG TGTTTCCTGCAGATGTTAAGCAGATGCTGATGGTTAAAGAAGAGATCTCAGAAGACCAAAAACCTAATGTGGACCTGCATGACCGAAAGCCCTACCACATAAAGGGGGAAGAGGAGAGAGTCTGCATCAGTCAGGGGGAAGAGCTGCAAAATGTGAAGGAGGAGATAGAAAGTGCCATAAAGAGTGAGGATGATAAACAGTCCCCTCTGCTCTCACAGCTTTGTCAAGACCAAATAAAAGACAGAGAACCTCCAGAAGATAACAATGGAGGAGAATCCATCAAGACGGAAGATCATCAGAATGGTTCCAGGTCCTTAGAATGTGAAGACACCAAGAAGGTGGAAGAGGATGATGATGTAGAACTGAAACACTTGTCAGACTCTGGACAGAAAACTAAAGTCATAGACAGAGATCCTGAGTCAGATGGAAAACTTGTTAACAAACCAAATTCAGAAATAGGGTCTCCAGGGCTAATGGATATTACGAAATGTTTTACACAGAACAAAAATGGTGGCTCACAAAGGAAGATCAAAATAGGAGAGAAGTTTAGTTGTGAAGTCTGTggcaaaacatttattgaaaaacagaatttaaacatacacatgagaatccacacagAAGAGAATTTGTTTTACTGTCATCTCTGTGGACATAGATTTACTGATGAATcaagattaaacaaacacacaagaatCCACACAGGACAAAAGCCTTTCTGTTGTGACGTATGTGGAAACAAATTTAGCCGAAAAGcacatttacactcacacatgagAATGCACACGGGACAGAAACCTTTCTGTTGCGACCTCTGTGGACATAGATTTActgaaaaatcaaatttaaatagaCACAAGAGAATCCACGCAGGACAGAAAACCTTCTGTTGTGATCTTTGTGGACATAGATTTaaccaaaaacagcatttaaacaCACATATGTTAATCCACACAGGACAGAAACCTTTCTGTTGTGAAATCTGTGGACATGGCTTTAACCAGAAATCTagtttaaacacacacatgagAACCCACACAGGACAGAAACCCTTCTGTTGTGATATCTGTGGACATAAATTTAGCCGAAAAgcacatttaaacacacacatgagaatccacacaggaCAGAAACCCTTTTGTTGTGAAGTTTGTGGAAacaaatttactgaaaaatctAACTTAAATAGACACATGAGAATCCATGCAAGACAGAAAACTTTCTGTTGTGATCTTTGTGGACataaatttaaccaaaaacaacacTTAAACACACATATGTTAATTCACACAGGACAGAAGCCTTTCTGTTGTGAAATCTGTGGACATAGCTTTGACAAGAAATCTAGTTTAAACGCACACAGGAGAATCCACACAAGTCAGAAACCTTGCTGTTGTGATGTCTGTGGACATAAATTTAGCCGAAAAgcacatttaaacacacacatgagaatccacacaggaCAGAAGCCCTTCAGTTGTGACGTTTGTGGACATAAATTCAGTGATAAATCAAATCGAAATAAacacatgagaatccacacaagacagaaaatcttattttgtgATCTTAAACGggacagaaacatttctgctgtgatCTCTGTTGACACAAATGTACTGGAGATAGAAAGTGCCATAAAGAGTGAGGATGATAAACAGCCCCCTCTGCTTTCACAGTTTTATCAAGACCAAAATAAAGACAGAGAACTTCCAGAAGAAAACGATGGAGGAGAATCCATCAAGACGGAAGATCATCAAAATGGTTCCAGGTCCTTAGAGTGTGAAGACAtcaagaaagaagaagaagaggacaaTGATATAGAGCTGAAACACTTGTCAGACTCTGGACTGAAAACTACAGGCATGGACAGAGATCCTGAGTCAGATGGAGACCTAGTTAACAAACCAAATTCAGAAATGGGATCTTCAGGGTTGATGGATATGAAGAAGTGTTTTACAATGAACAAAAATGGTGACTCACAAAGGAAGGTCAAAACAGGAGAGAAGTTTAGCTGTGAAGACTGtggcaaaacatttattaaaaaacacaatttagacatacacatgagaatccacacaggagAGACATTTTTTTGCTGTCATCTCTGTGGATGTAGATTTACTGATGAATcaagattaaacaaacacacaagaatCCACACAGGACAGAAGCCTTTCTGTTGTGTTGCATGTGGAAACAAATTTAGCCGAAAAgcacatttaaacacacacacgagTATCCACACAGGACAGAAGCCCTTCTGTTGTGACATTTGTGGACATAAATTTACTGATCAATCAAATCGAAATAAacacatgagaatccacacaAGACAGAAAATCTTATCTTGTGATCTTAAACAGGACGGAAACCTTTCTGTTATGAACTCTGTGGACACAAATGTACTGGAGATAGAAAGTGCCATAAAGAGTGAGGATGATAAATTGTGCCCTCTGCTTTCACAGTTTTATCAAGACCAAAATAAAGACAGAGAACTTCCAGAAGAAAACAATGGAGGACAATCCATCAAGATAGAAGATCATCAAAATGGTTTGAGGTCTGTAGAGTGTGAAGACATCAAGAAAGATGAAGAGGACGATGATGTAGAGCTGAAACTCTTGTCAGACTCTGAACTGAAAACTACAGGCATGGACAGAGATCCTGAGTCAGATGGAGACCTTGTTAACAAACCAAAATCAGAAATTGGGTCTTCAGGGTTGATGGATGTGAAGGAATGTTTGACAGagaacaaacattttgactCACAAAGGAAGgtcaaaacaggaaacaagttTAGCTGTGAAGACTGtggcaaaatatttattaaaaaacacaatttaaacatACACTTAAGAATCCACACAGGACAGAAACCTTTCTGTTGTGAAATTTGTGGACATACATTTAaccaaaaatctaatttaaacacacacatgagaatccacaAAGGAGAGAAATCATTTTGTTGTCATCTCTGTGGACGTCGTTTTACTGATGAATCAagattaaacacacacacaagaatcCACACTGGACAGAAACCCTTCTGTTGTGATCTGTGTGGACATAGATTTAATGATAAATCAAGtttaagcaaacacacaaaaatccaCACAGGACAGAAGCCTTTCTGTTGTGACGTATGTGGTAACAAATTTAGCCGAAAAGCACATTTAGACTcacacatgagaatccacacaggaCAGAAACCCTTCTGTTGTGACCTGTGTGGACATAGATTTACTgaaaaatcaagtttaaataaacacatgagaatccacacaggaCAGAAAACTTTCTGTTGTGACGTCTGTGGACGTAGGTTTactgaaaaatctaatttaaataaacacatgaaaatcCACACAGGACAGAAAGCTTTCTGTTGTGACGTCTGTAGACGTAGGTTTActgaaaaatcaaatttaactaAACATATGAGAATCCACAACGGACAGAAACCTTTTTGTTGTGATCTTTGTGGACATAAATTTCgccaaaaacagcattttgacAAACACATGTTAATCCACACAGGACAGAAGCCTTTCTGTTGTGAAACCTGTGGACACAGTTTTACTGacaaatcagttttcaaaaaacacatgagaatccacacaAGACAGAAAACCTTATGTTATGATCTTAAACAGGACAGAAGACTTTCTCTTGTGAACTCTTTGGACACAGATTTACCgataaataaactttcaaaaacTACATAA
- the LOC111606768 gene encoding zinc finger protein 721-like isoform X1: protein MTCLIGVQTDAGCWEPDRIPLDLLMPTDKTSGRGDSSNTFFIETVFGKHVPRSVCVNPEPTVIVFPADVKQMLMVKEEISEDQKPNVDLHDRKPYHIKGEEERVCISQGEELQNVKEEIESAIKSEDDKQSPLLSQLCQDQIKDREPPEDNNGGESIKTEDHQNGSRSLECEDTKKVEEDDDVELKHLSDSGQKTKVIDRDPESDGKLVNKPNSEIGSPGLMDITKCFTQNKNGGSQRKIKIGEKFSCEVCGKTFIEKQNLNIHMRIHTEENLFYCHLCGHRFTDESRLNKHTRIHTGQKPFCCDVCGNKFSRKAHLHSHMRMHTGQKPFCCDLCGHRFTEKSNLNRHKRIHAGQKTFCCDLCGHRFNQKQHLNTHMLIHTGQKPFCCEICGHGFNQKSSLNTHMRTHTGQKPFCCDICGHKFSRKAHLNTHMRIHTGQKPFCCEVCGNKFTEKSNLNRHMRIHARQKTFCCDLCGHKFNQKQHLNTHMLIHTGQKPFCCEICGHSFDKKSSLNAHRRIHTSQKPCCCDVCGHKFSRKAHLNTHMRIHTGQKPFSCDVCGHKFSDKSNRNKHMRIHTRQKILFCDLKRDRNISAVISVDTNVLEIESAIKSEDDKQPPLLSQFYQDQNKDRELPEENDGGESIKTEDHQNGSRSLECEDIKKEEEEDNDIELKHLSDSGLKTTGMDRDPESDGDLVNKPNSEMGSSGLMDMKKCFTMNKNGDSQRKVKTGEKFSCEDCGKTFIKKHNLDIHMRIHTGETFFCCHLCGCRFTDESRLNKHTRIHTGQKPFCCVACGNKFSRKAHLNTHTSIHTGQKPFCCDICGHKFTDQSNRNKHMRIHTRQKILSCDLKQDGNLSVMNSVDTNVLEIESAIKSEDDKLCPLLSQFYQDQNKDRELPEENNGGQSIKIEDHQNGLRSVECEDIKKDEEDDDVELKLLSDSELKTTGMDRDPESDGDLVNKPKSEIGSSGLMDVKECLTENKHFDSQRKVKTGNKFSCEDCGKIFIKKHNLNIHLRIHTGQKPFCCEICGHTFNQKSNLNTHMRIHKGEKSFCCHLCGRRFTDESRLNTHTRIHTGQKPFCCDLCGHRFNDKSSLSKHTKIHTGQKPFCCDVCGNKFSRKAHLDSHMRIHTGQKPFCCDLCGHRFTEKSSLNKHMRIHTGQKTFCCDVCGRRFTEKSNLNKHMKIHTGQKAFCCDVCRRRFTEKSNLTKHMRIHNGQKPFCCDLCGHKFRQKQHFDKHMLIHTGQKPFCCETCGHSFTDKSVFKKHMRIHTRQKTLCYDLKQDRRLSLVNSLDTDLPINKLSKTT from the exons ATGACATGTTTGATTGGTGTTCAGACTGACGCTGGTTGTTGGGAGCCGGATCGCATCCCGCTGGACTTATTGATGCCTACAGACAAGACCTCTGGAAGAGGAGATTCCTCCAACACCTTCTTCATTGAGACAGTTTTCGGAAAGCACGTCCCTCGGTCTGTCTGTGTGAACCCTGAGCCCACCGTCATTG TGTTTCCTGCAGATGTTAAGCAGATGCTGATGGTTAAAGAAGAGATCTCAGAAGACCAAAAACCTAATGTGGACCTGCATGACCGAAAGCCCTACCACATAAAGGGGGAAGAGGAGAGAGTCTGCATCAGTCAGGGGGAAGAGCTGCAAAATGTGAAGGAGGAGATAGAAAGTGCCATAAAGAGTGAGGATGATAAACAGTCCCCTCTGCTCTCACAGCTTTGTCAAGACCAAATAAAAGACAGAGAACCTCCAGAAGATAACAATGGAGGAGAATCCATCAAGACGGAAGATCATCAGAATGGTTCCAGGTCCTTAGAATGTGAAGACACCAAGAAGGTGGAAGAGGATGATGATGTAGAACTGAAACACTTGTCAGACTCTGGACAGAAAACTAAAGTCATAGACAGAGATCCTGAGTCAGATGGAAAACTTGTTAACAAACCAAATTCAGAAATAGGGTCTCCAGGGCTAATGGATATTACGAAATGTTTTACACAGAACAAAAATGGTGGCTCACAAAGGAAGATCAAAATAGGAGAGAAGTTTAGTTGTGAAGTCTGTggcaaaacatttattgaaaaacagaatttaaacatacacatgagaatccacacagAAGAGAATTTGTTTTACTGTCATCTCTGTGGACATAGATTTACTGATGAATcaagattaaacaaacacacaagaatCCACACAGGACAAAAGCCTTTCTGTTGTGACGTATGTGGAAACAAATTTAGCCGAAAAGcacatttacactcacacatgagAATGCACACGGGACAGAAACCTTTCTGTTGCGACCTCTGTGGACATAGATTTActgaaaaatcaaatttaaatagaCACAAGAGAATCCACGCAGGACAGAAAACCTTCTGTTGTGATCTTTGTGGACATAGATTTaaccaaaaacagcatttaaacaCACATATGTTAATCCACACAGGACAGAAACCTTTCTGTTGTGAAATCTGTGGACATGGCTTTAACCAGAAATCTagtttaaacacacacatgagAACCCACACAGGACAGAAACCCTTCTGTTGTGATATCTGTGGACATAAATTTAGCCGAAAAgcacatttaaacacacacatgagaatccacacaggaCAGAAACCCTTTTGTTGTGAAGTTTGTGGAAacaaatttactgaaaaatctAACTTAAATAGACACATGAGAATCCATGCAAGACAGAAAACTTTCTGTTGTGATCTTTGTGGACataaatttaaccaaaaacaacacTTAAACACACATATGTTAATTCACACAGGACAGAAGCCTTTCTGTTGTGAAATCTGTGGACATAGCTTTGACAAGAAATCTAGTTTAAACGCACACAGGAGAATCCACACAAGTCAGAAACCTTGCTGTTGTGATGTCTGTGGACATAAATTTAGCCGAAAAgcacatttaaacacacacatgagaatccacacaggaCAGAAGCCCTTCAGTTGTGACGTTTGTGGACATAAATTCAGTGATAAATCAAATCGAAATAAacacatgagaatccacacaagacagaaaatcttattttgtgATCTTAAACGggacagaaacatttctgctgtgatCTCTGTTGACACAAATGTACTGGAGATAGAAAGTGCCATAAAGAGTGAGGATGATAAACAGCCCCCTCTGCTTTCACAGTTTTATCAAGACCAAAATAAAGACAGAGAACTTCCAGAAGAAAACGATGGAGGAGAATCCATCAAGACGGAAGATCATCAAAATGGTTCCAGGTCCTTAGAGTGTGAAGACAtcaagaaagaagaagaagaggacaaTGATATAGAGCTGAAACACTTGTCAGACTCTGGACTGAAAACTACAGGCATGGACAGAGATCCTGAGTCAGATGGAGACCTAGTTAACAAACCAAATTCAGAAATGGGATCTTCAGGGTTGATGGATATGAAGAAGTGTTTTACAATGAACAAAAATGGTGACTCACAAAGGAAGGTCAAAACAGGAGAGAAGTTTAGCTGTGAAGACTGtggcaaaacatttattaaaaaacacaatttagacatacacatgagaatccacacaggagAGACATTTTTTTGCTGTCATCTCTGTGGATGTAGATTTACTGATGAATcaagattaaacaaacacacaagaatCCACACAGGACAGAAGCCTTTCTGTTGTGTTGCATGTGGAAACAAATTTAGCCGAAAAgcacatttaaacacacacacgagTATCCACACAGGACAGAAGCCCTTCTGTTGTGACATTTGTGGACATAAATTTACTGATCAATCAAATCGAAATAAacacatgagaatccacacaAGACAGAAAATCTTATCTTGTGATCTTAAACAGGACGGAAACCTTTCTGTTATGAACTCTGTGGACACAAATGTACTGGAGATAGAAAGTGCCATAAAGAGTGAGGATGATAAATTGTGCCCTCTGCTTTCACAGTTTTATCAAGACCAAAATAAAGACAGAGAACTTCCAGAAGAAAACAATGGAGGACAATCCATCAAGATAGAAGATCATCAAAATGGTTTGAGGTCTGTAGAGTGTGAAGACATCAAGAAAGATGAAGAGGACGATGATGTAGAGCTGAAACTCTTGTCAGACTCTGAACTGAAAACTACAGGCATGGACAGAGATCCTGAGTCAGATGGAGACCTTGTTAACAAACCAAAATCAGAAATTGGGTCTTCAGGGTTGATGGATGTGAAGGAATGTTTGACAGagaacaaacattttgactCACAAAGGAAGgtcaaaacaggaaacaagttTAGCTGTGAAGACTGtggcaaaatatttattaaaaaacacaatttaaacatACACTTAAGAATCCACACAGGACAGAAACCTTTCTGTTGTGAAATTTGTGGACATACATTTAaccaaaaatctaatttaaacacacacatgagaatccacaAAGGAGAGAAATCATTTTGTTGTCATCTCTGTGGACGTCGTTTTACTGATGAATCAagattaaacacacacacaagaatcCACACTGGACAGAAACCCTTCTGTTGTGATCTGTGTGGACATAGATTTAATGATAAATCAAGtttaagcaaacacacaaaaatccaCACAGGACAGAAGCCTTTCTGTTGTGACGTATGTGGTAACAAATTTAGCCGAAAAGCACATTTAGACTcacacatgagaatccacacaggaCAGAAACCCTTCTGTTGTGACCTGTGTGGACATAGATTTACTgaaaaatcaagtttaaataaacacatgagaatccacacaggaCAGAAAACTTTCTGTTGTGACGTCTGTGGACGTAGGTTTactgaaaaatctaatttaaataaacacatgaaaatcCACACAGGACAGAAAGCTTTCTGTTGTGACGTCTGTAGACGTAGGTTTActgaaaaatcaaatttaactaAACATATGAGAATCCACAACGGACAGAAACCTTTTTGTTGTGATCTTTGTGGACATAAATTTCgccaaaaacagcattttgacAAACACATGTTAATCCACACAGGACAGAAGCCTTTCTGTTGTGAAACCTGTGGACACAGTTTTACTGacaaatcagttttcaaaaaacacatgagaatccacacaAGACAGAAAACCTTATGTTATGATCTTAAACAGGACAGAAGACTTTCTCTTGTGAACTCTTTGGACACAGATTTACCgataaataaactttcaaaaacTACATAA